One segment of Chelonia mydas isolate rCheMyd1 chromosome 13, rCheMyd1.pri.v2, whole genome shotgun sequence DNA contains the following:
- the LOC102937124 gene encoding LOW QUALITY PROTEIN: olfactory receptor 14A16 (The sequence of the model RefSeq protein was modified relative to this genomic sequence to represent the inferred CDS: deleted 1 base in 1 codon) — MSNQTILTEFLLLGFSDVQELQILHFVVFLLIYLAALMGNLLILMVVALNHHLHTPMYFFLMNLSILDLGSISVTIPKSMANSLTNTRVISYPGCVAQVFLFFLFTAADFALLTIMAYDRYVAICQPLHYESIMNRGVCVQMAASAWITGIVYTSLHTGNTFRLHFCQSNVINQFFCEIPQLLKLACSDSYLSEIGLLAFSVFLSLNCFVFIIVSYVQIFKTVLRIPSEQGRHKAFSTCLPHLTVVSLLLSTGFFAYLKSTSSSASGLDLMVAVLYSVVPPVMNPIIYSMRNTELKAALKKLIVWRLFTNNIKSVLIPWKSNDCSFYKALDTILSNDTTSTVKSPRHTLAGLVVADRRLDPKDKVVDEEVELEDGAEHMAVSSSGEVSQELFHCGEV, encoded by the exons ATGTCCAACCAAACCATCCTGACCGAGTTCCTTCTCCTGGGATTCTCTGATGTTCAGGAGCTGCAGATTTTGCACTTTGTGGTGTTTCTGCTGATTTACCTGGCAGCCCTGATGGGGAATCTTCTCATTCTCATGGTTGTAGCCCTGAACCACCACCTTCATacc cccatgtacttcttcctgatgAATCTGTCTATCCTAGACCTTGGTTCCATCTCTGTCACCATCCCCAAATCCATGGCCAATTCCCTCACAAACACCAGGGTGATTTCTTATCCTGGATGTGTCGCCCAAgtgtttctctttttcctcttcaCTGCAGCTGATTTTGCCTTACTCACTATCATGGCATATGACAGATATGTCGCCATCTGCCAACCACTGCACTACGAGAGCATAATGAACAGGGGAGTTTGTGTCCAAATGGCAGCCAGTGCCTGGATTACTGGTATTGTCTACACTTCACTGCACACTGGGAACACCTTCAGGTTACACTTCTGCCAGTCCAATGTCATCAACCAGTTCTTCTGTGAAATTCCCCAGCTACTCAAGCTCGCCTGCTCTGACTCATACCTCAGTGAAATTGGGCTTCTTGCCTTTAGTGTGTTTTTAAGTTTAAActgctttgtttttataattgtGTCTTATGTTCAGATCTTCAAAACCGTGCTGAGAATCCCCTCTGAGCAGGGCCGGCATAAAGCCTTCTCTACCTGCCTCCCTCACCTCACTGTGGTCTCTTTGTTACTTTCCACTGGCTTCTTTGCCTACCTGAAATCCACCTCCAGCTCAGCATCAGGGCTGGATCTCATGGTGGCTGTTCTCTATTCTGTGGTGCCTCCAGTGATGAATCCGATCATCTACAGCATGAGGAATACGGAGCTCAAAGCTGCATTAAAGAAACTGATTGTGTGGAGGTTATTCACCAACAA CATAAAATCTGTACTAATTCCATGGAAGTCAAATGA CTGCAGCTTCTACAAGGCGCTGGACACTATCCTCAGCAATGACACCACCTCCACTGTCAAGAGCCCCAGGCATACTTTGGCAGGACTGGTGGTGGCAGACAGGAGACTCGACCCCAAGGACAAAGTTGTGGATGAAGAGGTTGAGTTGGAGGATGGTGCGGAGCACATGGCAGTGTCATCTAGTGGTGAGGTGAGTCAGGAACTCTTCCACTGCGGAGAGGTCTAG